Below is a window of Halarcobacter anaerophilus DNA.
ATTATTATATTAAAGGAATTAAATCATGATAAAAAAAATATTATTAAGTATTGCAATTACAATTTTTATTATAGGTTGTACGGAAAAAAAAGATAATAAAGAAACAAATATTTCAACAGATGGAGAAACTCCTTTGAAAATAGAAATAGAAGAAAATAAAAATGCAAAAGAGATAAAAGTAATAGAAAAAGAAAAAACTGGAACGCAAAAAGAGGAGTCATATTATTTAAGTTACAATATAAAAAATGAATATGATCCAAATTCTCAACCAGCGAATAAAGATGCATCTGTCAGAGTAAAGCCAAGAACAAATATTGAAGCAAATATGAATGTACGAAGCCCTTATGAAAAAATAAAAATTTCATTGCTTGTAAAAAAACTTAGTAAAGATTTTATTGTTAAATGTTCTGCTTGTCATAATGATTATGCAAATGGAATAATTGGTCCATCTTTATTGGATAAAGATTCTAAGTTTATATATGATGCTATTATGAATTTTAGAAATGAGAAAAATAAAAATATACTTATGTCAGACCTTGTAAAGCAAATGGATAAGAAGGAGATAAAAAAAATTGCCGATGAAATCTATGAGTTCAATAAAAATATTAGGAATTTAAAATGAAGAATATAATAGCAATAGTTTCAACTGTTATAGTTATGGGGTTAATATTATATGTTTACAGCAAAGGACCTGCTTATCAAGGAGGAGAAGCCGGACGTATAATTGAAGATTTGAAAGTTGTTCAACAAGAGATTAAGGTTGATTCAATAAAAGAGAAAAAAAATTTAGAACAAGAAAAATTAAAAGCTTTAAGAGATAAAGTAGGTAATACTGCACAATTTGAAGTGAGTAATGCTTATAAGAGTAAATGCTCTTCTTGTCATGGAGTTGATGGTTCCGGAACACAAAATGGTAAGAAGCTTATGGGACCATCTTTAATTGGGCAAAGTGAAGAGATGATATATAAAAATTTAGTTGATTTTAAAGCAGGAAGAAAAGAAAATCTTATTATGAAAGGTTTATTGATAAATCTTTCAGATAATGAACTTAAAAACTTTGCTAAAGAAATTTCACAATTTAAAGTAAAAAGAGATGCTTTAAATAAAAATTAATAGGAAAAAATAATGGATAAATGGAACAATAAAGAGACAATAAGTCATTCAACATTTTTTTCAACTTTCTTGGATAGGACAAAAGATGGAAAAACACGTTTATCATATAGAGCAAAAAGGTGGATAGTAATTATAACTATACATTTACTATTCTTTTTATCTTTCTCTATTGATATTCAAACGCTTGAAGGGACATTAAACGGTTCAAGATTTTTAGGGTTTCACTTAATTGATCCTTTTACTACAATTCAGATGTATCTTGCTGAACATCATATTCATACAAATATAATAATTGGCACAACGACAATTGTAGCTTTTTATTTATTGTTCGGAGGTAGAACTTATTGTGCTTGGGTATGTCCTTATGGAATATTAAGTGAAATTGGAGAAAAAATTCATGATACTTTGGTTCATAAAAGAATAATCAAAAGTAGAAAGTTTGATCATAGAATAAGACATATATTTTGGTTAATATTTGGAATTTTAGCATTTACAAGTGGATATTTAGTATTTGAAACATTTAATGTAGTAGGTATTATGAGTAGGTTCATAGCTTATGGATGGAGTCTTGCTCTTTCTTGGGTTTTTGTTATTTTTTTGATAGAAGTTTTCTTCTCAAGAAGAGCATGGTGTACATATATTTGTCCTATAGGAACTACTTATGGATATATAGGAAAAGTAAGTGCTCTTAGGATTCAATGGAGTGACTCATGTGATCATTGTATGGTTTGTCATGATGTATGTTTTGAAAATCAAGTATTAGAATTAACAAAAGCTAAGTATGATAAAGAAAGAAAAGAAAAAGGCATAAAAACTCAGTATGTGACGGGAGCAGATTGCACCTTGTGTGGCAGATGTATTGATGTATGTCATTCAGATGCATTGAAATTTGATTTTAGATTGAAAGGATTAATGTAAAATGATAAAAATTTCAAATTTAACAAAACAATTTAATTCTCATAAATCTTTAAATAATGTGAATATTGAATTCCAAAAAAATGATCATATAGCTTTAATGGGACCTAACGGAGCGGGTAAAACTACTTTAATACGTTCCATTATGGGATATTATCATCCTACTTCAGGTGAAATTTTAATTAATGGGAAAGATCCAATTAAAAATAGAACAGAGGTTTTAAAGATTATTTCATTTGTTCCTCAACTACCGCCACCAATAAAGTTAAATCTTGATGAATTAATTAAATATATAGAAAGAAGTTCCAATGTTAATAAGGAGTTAATTTTGCATTATGCAAATGAGATGAAATTGGATATAAAAAGTAATTTATATAAATCTTTTTTTAAGTTAAGTGGAGGTATGAAACAAAAAATGTTAATAGCAATTAGCTTAGCAAGAAAAAGTGATATCATAATATATGATGAACCAACTGCAAATCTTGATCCAAAAGCAAGAGATGATTTTTATAGATTATTGAAAGAGGATAAGAATGAAAAAATTTCTCTTTTTGTAACACATAGACTTGAAGAGGTTAAAAAAATTGTAAATAGACAGGTTTACATGGATTTAGGAGAAATTGTTATTAATAAAAAAATAAAGGAAATATTATGAAAAAGAACATTTTAAATACAGGTATATTAGTTGTTCTAATTATGGTTTTTATGGCTTGTGAAAAAAAAGATTCTAATAATCCTCATGAAATGCATTGGGATAGGGATATGTGTGTTAGATGTAAAATGGTTATAAGTAATAGAAAACATGCTGTACAAGTTATTAATCCAGAAAGTAACAAAGTTTATAAATTTGATGATTTAGGGTGTGCTATTAAATGGTTTAGAGAAAATGATATTGGATGGGAAGATAATGCAAAAATTTGGATTACTGATGTAAAAAGTGGGAAATGGATTGATGCAAAAAAAGCATATTATGATACTACTCATAATACACCAATGGCATATGGTTTTTCTGCAAATGAAAAAAAACAATCAATAACTGACAATACTTCTGAGGTACTTGATTTCAATGAGGTGAAAAAAAGAATTTTAGAAAGAAAAAAACAGTAAATATTAAAAATTTTAATGGAGAAAAAATGAAAAATCTTTTTTTAATAGCATATCTTGATTTAAAAGAATCACTTAGAGCAAATTGGTTCATTATTTACTCTTTAGTTTTTGGAGGAATGATAGCTCTTTTTTTTATTGCAGGAGTGACTCAATCACAAGTTATGGGGTTTAGTGGTCTAAGTAGACTTCTTCTTATTTATATACAAGTAACAATTATAATTTTACCGATCTTTATTCTTATTTCAACAGTTAGATCAATCTCTGGGGATAGAGACACTTATATTTTAGAATATATGCTTTCTTTTCCTATTTCTTTAAAACAATATTATTGGGGAAAAATTTTTGGAAGATTTATTACTGTATTCTCTCCTGTATTTTTTGCTATGATAATTGCCGTTATATATGGAAAAATTATTGGTGCTTTAATACCTTGGAATATTTTTTTCTTATATACAGGATTACTTTTTTCCCTTTCTTCCGCATTTTTAGGAATTGCTTTTTTTATTTCTTCTTTTGTTAAAACAAGTGAAGTTGCATTGGGACTTTCATTTTTTATTTGGATTTTTTTATTGGCTTTTATCGACATAGCACTTATATCATTAATGCTACAAAATAGGTTTGATGAGAGTCTTATAATTAGTATTGCATTGTTAAATCCTATGGAAATCTTTAGAGTTGCAGCTATTTCTTTATTTGATCCATCATTAACTGTAATGGGACCGGTTGCTTTTTATATTTTAGACAATTTTGAACAAAAAGTGTTTATTTCTCTTTCTATTTTATACCCATTTGTCTTAGGTCTAATTTTTGCTTTTTGGGGATTTTTTATTTTTTCCAAAAAAGATTTAGTTTAAAGGAGTTTTTATGTTAAAAAAATTGTTGTTTTTTAGTTCATTTTGTTGTTTCTTAATAACATCTGTAGCTAGCGCAAGTGATGTCTCTTTAAAATATGATAATGAGACAAAAGGTTTAGTGAGAAAAATGAAAGTTTATAAGGATCCTTCCTGGGTTAGTAAAGTGATAACAAGTGAGTCTAAAGAGTTTTATTTCTTAAGTCCTAAGTCAATGTTTGAATTTTATTTTAATCCTAAAAAGTGGCCAATTACTAATGTTGAAAATAGAAATAATATAAAAGAAATTATAGTTACGGATTACTTTACTCTTAAACCAATAAGAGCCAGAGAAGCATATTATGTATATGGTAGTAATAAAGTATCTTTAGCTGGAGATGACTTACCTGCTTTTAAATTATATTCACATGCCCAAGAATTTGCAGAAAAAAATAATGGAAAAAGAATTTTTAAATTTAATGAGGTAAAAAAGGCTTTAATAGACTTGCTTAATGGAAATATATAAAATCAATAATTAAACATATCTCAAAATATTTATAAAGTTTGAGATATGTTTATTCTCTCTTTCATAATTTTTTCTGCAAAATACATTTATTTTTTACCTTTTCTTTAAACTCATAATACAACTATATATTTCCAATAAATATTTTTGATTAGAATCAATGATTTTAAGTTTATAAGAAGATAAAATTTTTTGTATATAAACTAATAGGAGTAAGTAATGGAAAAAATAGAAGTTTTAGGTTCAACAGTGGATTTTTATAAAGAAATTAAAAATGGTTTAAGTATTTATTCTTTTGATACAAGTATGTGTGTGCCACCTGATCCAATGGTAAATGCAATGGCTGGATTACAATTATTAGATGAAAATTCACAACTAATAATGATAAATCACAAATCTCCAGCGGGATTATTCCCAAAAATTGAACAAGATTTTAATTTTGTACAAGAATACACATCTGATGGAAAAGTAAAAGTTATATTTACAAAAAAATCTAATGTTAGTAATACAGACTTTTTACAAAATAGTTGTAATGGATAAAAAAGAGAAAAAATGAATATTTCACAGCAGTTTGCTCCTCCATTTAAATTGATATCACCATATCTTTTGATAGGAATATTAATTTTAGTATGTAGTACTTTTTTACTGTTTACAATAGATATTGTAAATCTACATAACCTAAATAGTATCACTCTCTCATGGGTGCACTTATTTTTATTGGGATTTGTGATGATGGTTATTTTTGGTACCATGGCTCAATTAGTACCTGTAGTCCTTGAAGTTGGACATTTTGCAGTTGATTTATATTATATAATCTATCCTTTACTTTTTATAGGAACTTTGTTGATGGTAATTGGATTTCATTATTATCCTAGTTTTTTACTTTTTGGCGGAGTTGTTTCATTTGTTGCATTTTCAATATTTTTGCTTGAAACATTTTTGACTATTTTAAAAGTCAAAAAGCTGAATTTTGTTATTTCAACAGTTTTAATAGCAAATATATTTTTACTTTTTGGTTTAATTATTGGGATACTATTAGCATTTGGATATAGTGGTGAAATTAATATTAATATATATCAGTTTTTAAAAGCTCATGTTTATTTAGTCCTCGTAGGTTATGTAGGAGTCACCATAATGGGAATGTCATTGATTTTATTACCTATGTTTTGGCTTAGTCATAGTTTTTCATGGATATATGTAAAAAATGCTTTAGTTATCTTATGTGTGGGAATATTACTTGTGGTTTTTTCAAGTTTTATTGATATACAGTTTTTTGAATATATAGGTTATTCCTTTACATTTTTGGCACTGCTTTTATATTTTTTTCAAATATTCATAATATATAGAACAAGAGTTAGATTAGAGATTGATATCTATTTCAAAAGTATGATGTTTTCATATATTTGTCTGCTTACGTCAATAATAATGGGAATAATATATATGTTTTATCCTATTCAAACTTTACTATTATCTCTTTCATGGCTTGGTATTTTTGGTTTTATTACTTTTCTAATTACAGGACATCTTTATAAAATAATTCCTTTTTTAGTTTGGTATGAGAGATTTTCACCATATGTTGGAAAAAGAAAAGTTCCCATGTTAGCTGATATGATTCCCGTTAAGAGTGCAAATATGCAATTTTTATTTTCTACTTTTGGAGTAGTTGTGATTTCAATAGGGCTTTTATTTATTAATGAAGTAGTTTATAAAAGTGGAGTCAGTTTATTAAGTGTAGGTGCAATTTTTTTGTTAAAAGATATTTTATATATGATAAGGTTTAAAGAAGATGTATTCTAAAGAAGAAATTTTTAAAGCAGTCTCAACGGTAAATGACCCGGAAGTTGGTTTCAATCTTGTGGAAATGGGACTAATCTACGATGCTATTTGTAATGAGAATATGGAAGTAACGGTAACAATGACACTAAGTACAAAAGCTTGCCCTCTACATCAAATGATTCTGCAATGGGTAGAAGAAGCTATCTTAAAAGAACTTCAAAAAACGAAAAAAGTAATTATTAACTTAGTTTGGGAACCCACTTGGAATATTACAATGGCAACTGATAAAGTAAAGTCAAAACTTAGTACTTTTTAATAAATATTAAAAAGAGGAAAAATGAATTATCCAAATTTTTTTAATGACATAGAAACAATAAAATTAAAAGATGAGTTATCAGAATATTTGGGTGCTTTTGAAAAAGGCATTATTGAATTTAGTTATTTAGATATAGTTAAAAGTTCTGGTCACTCTTGTCCTACTATTGCAGGAGCTTATATTATGACACTTAAAGCTTTAAAAGAATTATATAAAGATGAAATGCCCAAAAGAGGTGAAATTTTTGTAAGTTTTAGAGAAAATTCAAAAGAAGGTGTAACCGGGGTTATTGCAAATGTTGTTACTCAAATAACAGGAGCTACAGAAAGTTTGGGATTTAAAGGATTAAATGGAAAATTTGAAAGATTTGGACTAATGAAATTTAATGAAGATATTACTTTGAGTATAAAATTTCAAAGACTCGACACAAAAAAATTTGTTGAAATAATATATAATCCTGATTTGATTCCTTTGAATCCTAAAATTAATCAATTACACCAAAAAATAAGGCAAAATAGAGCTCTTGAAGAGGAAAAAATTGAATTTGGAAAATTGTGGCAAGAAAGAGTTAATACAATTTTTAAAAATATAGATAAGGTTGTAACAATAATATGACTGAAGAAAAATTTCAAATCGAAGTAGATATTTTAATATTGTGTAAATAAATATGAAAAACACAATGGAGAAGTTTAGTAAAACTTATGAAGTGGGATAAGATTTGAATTAAACAAAATCAAAAATTAAATTTCAAGAGACTCAAAAGAGATAGCAATTATTATAAAATTATTTTAATATTAAATATTAATAGTTTAAATTAAGCTATATTTGTGAATTATTTAATAATGAAGCCACTGAGAATAACAAAGTATTGTGTGAATAAAAGTTGAATAATAAATAAAAATTTAATTAAAAGAGTTAATCAGGAGAGTTTTTCTTGATCTAAGTCTATTTTTTTTATTCAATATTTATATATACTTGTTATATTATACTTTAATAAAGGAAAGAAAATGAGAAAAATATTACTTTTAACTTCAATTCTAACATATGCTGCTTTTGCAAGTCCGTATGCTAGATGTGTTTCATGTCATGGTGCAAATGGAGAAAAAGTTGCATTAGGTAAATCCAAAATTATAAAAGATATGACTAAAGCAGAAATTATTACTGCATTAAAAGGGTATAAAGATGGAAGTTACGGTGGTGCTATGAAAGGTCTTATGAAAGGACAAGTTTCATCTTTATCTGATGTTGATATTGATACAATAGCAAATCAAATTAGCAAATAAGGAATAATCCTTTCAATTTTGTTTATAATGTCTGTATCAAAATTATTAAATTTTTATGTTTAGGTAGTGTAAAACTAACTGTGTAAATCCAAAAATAGAAATTTATTAGATAGAATAAAAAG
It encodes the following:
- a CDS encoding c-type cytochrome, producing MIKKILLSIAITIFIIGCTEKKDNKETNISTDGETPLKIEIEENKNAKEIKVIEKEKTGTQKEESYYLSYNIKNEYDPNSQPANKDASVRVKPRTNIEANMNVRSPYEKIKISLLVKKLSKDFIVKCSACHNDYANGIIGPSLLDKDSKFIYDAIMNFRNEKNKNILMSDLVKQMDKKEIKKIADEIYEFNKNIRNLK
- a CDS encoding c-type cytochrome translates to MKNIIAIVSTVIVMGLILYVYSKGPAYQGGEAGRIIEDLKVVQQEIKVDSIKEKKNLEQEKLKALRDKVGNTAQFEVSNAYKSKCSSCHGVDGSGTQNGKKLMGPSLIGQSEEMIYKNLVDFKAGRKENLIMKGLLINLSDNELKNFAKEISQFKVKRDALNKN
- a CDS encoding NapH/MauN family ferredoxin-type protein, translating into MDKWNNKETISHSTFFSTFLDRTKDGKTRLSYRAKRWIVIITIHLLFFLSFSIDIQTLEGTLNGSRFLGFHLIDPFTTIQMYLAEHHIHTNIIIGTTTIVAFYLLFGGRTYCAWVCPYGILSEIGEKIHDTLVHKRIIKSRKFDHRIRHIFWLIFGILAFTSGYLVFETFNVVGIMSRFIAYGWSLALSWVFVIFLIEVFFSRRAWCTYICPIGTTYGYIGKVSALRIQWSDSCDHCMVCHDVCFENQVLELTKAKYDKERKEKGIKTQYVTGADCTLCGRCIDVCHSDALKFDFRLKGLM
- a CDS encoding ABC transporter ATP-binding protein; amino-acid sequence: MIKISNLTKQFNSHKSLNNVNIEFQKNDHIALMGPNGAGKTTLIRSIMGYYHPTSGEILINGKDPIKNRTEVLKIISFVPQLPPPIKLNLDELIKYIERSSNVNKELILHYANEMKLDIKSNLYKSFFKLSGGMKQKMLIAISLARKSDIIIYDEPTANLDPKARDDFYRLLKEDKNEKISLFVTHRLEEVKKIVNRQVYMDLGEIVINKKIKEIL
- a CDS encoding nitrous oxide reductase accessory protein NosL — encoded protein: MKKNILNTGILVVLIMVFMACEKKDSNNPHEMHWDRDMCVRCKMVISNRKHAVQVINPESNKVYKFDDLGCAIKWFRENDIGWEDNAKIWITDVKSGKWIDAKKAYYDTTHNTPMAYGFSANEKKQSITDNTSEVLDFNEVKKRILERKKQ
- a CDS encoding ABC transporter permease translates to MKNLFLIAYLDLKESLRANWFIIYSLVFGGMIALFFIAGVTQSQVMGFSGLSRLLLIYIQVTIIILPIFILISTVRSISGDRDTYILEYMLSFPISLKQYYWGKIFGRFITVFSPVFFAMIIAVIYGKIIGALIPWNIFFLYTGLLFSLSSAFLGIAFFISSFVKTSEVALGLSFFIWIFLLAFIDIALISLMLQNRFDESLIISIALLNPMEIFRVAAISLFDPSLTVMGPVAFYILDNFEQKVFISLSILYPFVLGLIFAFWGFFIFSKKDLV
- a CDS encoding nitrous oxide reductase accessory protein NosL gives rise to the protein MLKKLLFFSSFCCFLITSVASASDVSLKYDNETKGLVRKMKVYKDPSWVSKVITSESKEFYFLSPKSMFEFYFNPKKWPITNVENRNNIKEIIVTDYFTLKPIRAREAYYVYGSNKVSLAGDDLPAFKLYSHAQEFAEKNNGKRIFKFNEVKKALIDLLNGNI
- a CDS encoding metal-sulfur cluster assembly factor; amino-acid sequence: MYSKEEIFKAVSTVNDPEVGFNLVEMGLIYDAICNENMEVTVTMTLSTKACPLHQMILQWVEEAILKELQKTKKVIINLVWEPTWNITMATDKVKSKLSTF
- a CDS encoding FmdE family protein, which gives rise to MNYPNFFNDIETIKLKDELSEYLGAFEKGIIEFSYLDIVKSSGHSCPTIAGAYIMTLKALKELYKDEMPKRGEIFVSFRENSKEGVTGVIANVVTQITGATESLGFKGLNGKFERFGLMKFNEDITLSIKFQRLDTKKFVEIIYNPDLIPLNPKINQLHQKIRQNRALEEEKIEFGKLWQERVNTIFKNIDKVVTII
- a CDS encoding c-type cytochrome, which codes for MRKILLLTSILTYAAFASPYARCVSCHGANGEKVALGKSKIIKDMTKAEIITALKGYKDGSYGGAMKGLMKGQVSSLSDVDIDTIANQISK